Genomic DNA from Mesorhizobium sp. J428:
GCGCTCATGACCGGCGATATCCGTCGGAACACCGGCGCAGTTGCATCCAAATTGGAGGTGGGAACCCGTGAAAAAATCTTTGATTCTATTGTCTTCGGCGTTTGGCGCATTGGGCGCAATGCCCGCTTGGAGCGCCGATGCCGTTATGTTGCCTGAGCCCGAACCTGTTGAATACGTGCGCATCTGCGACGCCTACGGGGCCGGCTTTTTCTACATTCCCGGCACTGAAACGTGCCTGGCGATGAGCGGTTACGTCTACTATCAGATCGGCGCTGAGAGCCGAGGCGTCGGTGACACGCCGCCTTTGACCTTTCATCCCGGCGATCAGTTCAACGAAGGCTTCTACAAGACTGTTCGCGCGCGGGTGAACTTCGACGCACGCTCGCAGACTGACTGGGGCACGCTCCGTTCATTTATTCGCCTTGAAGCCAACTGGAATGGAGCAGGCGACGGCCCCGCATTCGTCGATCAGGCGTTTATCGAACTCGGCGGTCTGCGCATGGGCTATACGGAATCGGCATGGACATCCACGCAGGGCGGCGGAGTGTCCAACTTTCCGGGCTCGCACTCCTGGTCTGGACTGGGTTATGGCTACCAGCAACGGCCACTCATAGCCTACACCTATACGGCCGGAAACGGCTTCTACGTACTCTGTCTCTTGAAGACGATACGCTCGCCGGGGATGGCTATATGCCGGACGTCGTTGCAAAGGTCGGCGTCAATCAGGGATGGGGCGGTGCGTGGGCTCAATTCGGCTACGACGAATCGTTCCTTGGAACTGATGGGTATGCGGCGAAGCTCGGTCTTCACCTGAACATGCCCAACATGCCTGGATCGTCCCTCAGGCTCATCGGCACCTACGCCAACAATGCGAATATCTATTCGACCGGCCAGTTCGATGCAATCAGTTCTGAATGGTCGATCCTCGCGTCGTACAACCAGCAGTTCACAGAAACGCTGGGCGTCTCGGTCGCAGGACACTACTACAACAACCTGCACGCGGGTCTGGCGACGACCGGCATCAATGCATATGCAGCTGAGACCTCAGTAGTGTGGTTCCCTGTCTCGCAGTTTGAAGTGCGCAGCGAGCTTGCCTACAGCAAGATTGAGACTCTCGACGGGACGGTCTCCGGGTTCCTTCGCTTCACCCGCTACTTCTAACTCACGACTTGATCGGTCCTGTCGGCGCATTTTCTCCGTGCCGACAGGACTGGTGATCATAATGCAAGCTCTCCTCCTGTTGACAATAGCAGCGACTGCGAATGCAGGGTCGCAGCTGTTCCTGAAGATGGCAGCCATGCGCCATCTCGGACTCAATGCGACGAGTTACGCCTCCTTTTGGCGACTTGTCGCCTCCTGGCATTTCTTGGCAGGTGTTTTTCTATTTTTCATTTCACTGGCAATATACATTTATCTACTGTCTATTTACGATATCGTTCTAATATTCCCCGCGATGAGCCTTACTTATGTCGGCGTTATCTATTTGTCTTGGCGAGTTCTGGGCGAGCAGATCGACAACTGGCGATTGATCGGCGCAGCGTTTATCGCTGCCGGAATCGCTGCGCTTGCCGTGGGATCCGATTGAGCCGACGGCAAGCTCTCATTCTACGTGGGCTGCGACGATGTGAGGTCGGCACCCACTACGTGCGGCGCGGATTGAACCGGTCCCGGCGAGCGAACGGCCAGCATCTTTGGTCGACTGTAGGCCCGGCAAGGCGATCGTCGCCCTGCTGCCTTGCGGCATCGACGCTTCGGCCTGGCGATCCCGAGGCAGATTAGCCGGGATGGCGGC
This window encodes:
- a CDS encoding porin, translating into MPDVVAKVGVNQGWGGAWAQFGYDESFLGTDGYAAKLGLHLNMPNMPGSSLRLIGTYANNANIYSTGQFDAISSEWSILASYNQQFTETLGVSVAGHYYNNLHAGLATTGINAYAAETSVVWFPVSQFEVRSELAYSKIETLDGTVSGFLRFTRYF